The following coding sequences lie in one Porphyromonas asaccharolytica DSM 20707 genomic window:
- a CDS encoding dipeptidase: MTKNALTRLLALLTTLLLLGTSQSYACTGLLVGKNASADGSVMISYSADSHTLYGELYYWPAADHAPGSMRQITEWDSGKPLGQIPEVAHTYAVIGNMNEHALAITESTWGGREELMDPNGLMDYGSLIYVTLQRAKTAREAIEVMTTLVKEYGYASSGESISIADKNEAWVLEIVSKGKYGKGAVWVAMRIPDNAISAHANQSRIQQIKFNDPENCLYAPDVIDFARERGFFNGSDRDFSFQKAYNPYTPGGLRGCEARVWAFFNKFSDNMKQYERFVMGDEKASKPMPLYVVPNRKLSVADVRDMMRDHYEGTPMDMTKDVGAGPYAVPYRWRPMTFEVDGQTYVNERAIATQQTGFVLVAQLRPNLPDAFSILWFGVDDANTAVFTPVYCSSLRTPECYRVGNGDMMHFSWTSAFWIHNWVANMAYARYAPMMKDIRPVQQQLEQSFDKIVSEIDQQALAIYKQDPMKAREVLTTFSCETADYATHRWKKLGEYLLVKYMDGNMKKEENGQFKTNGYGLSDMPYFPGYDKAYYERIAETTGDLLKINE, translated from the coding sequence ATGACAAAGAATGCACTGACTAGGCTATTAGCCCTACTCACTACACTTCTACTCCTAGGCACGAGCCAGAGCTACGCCTGCACAGGGCTACTCGTTGGCAAGAACGCCTCCGCCGATGGATCGGTGATGATCTCTTATAGTGCTGACTCACACACGCTCTATGGTGAGCTATACTACTGGCCAGCTGCCGACCACGCTCCTGGCTCTATGAGACAGATCACTGAGTGGGACTCGGGCAAGCCTCTCGGACAGATACCCGAAGTAGCACACACCTACGCCGTCATCGGCAATATGAATGAGCACGCACTAGCTATCACTGAGTCTACATGGGGTGGTCGTGAGGAGCTGATGGATCCTAATGGCTTGATGGACTATGGTAGCCTGATCTATGTAACCTTGCAGCGCGCTAAGACGGCTCGTGAGGCTATCGAGGTGATGACTACACTGGTCAAGGAGTATGGCTACGCTAGCTCTGGTGAGAGCATCTCCATAGCTGACAAGAACGAGGCATGGGTCCTTGAGATAGTCAGCAAGGGTAAGTACGGCAAGGGCGCCGTATGGGTCGCTATGCGTATCCCTGACAATGCAATCTCAGCACATGCTAACCAATCTCGTATCCAGCAGATCAAGTTCAACGATCCTGAGAACTGTCTCTACGCTCCCGACGTAATCGACTTCGCTCGTGAGAGAGGCTTCTTCAATGGTTCGGATCGTGACTTTAGCTTCCAAAAGGCTTACAACCCCTACACACCAGGCGGTCTACGTGGCTGCGAGGCGCGTGTGTGGGCTTTCTTCAATAAGTTTAGCGACAACATGAAGCAGTACGAGCGCTTCGTCATGGGTGATGAGAAGGCCTCCAAGCCTATGCCACTCTACGTTGTCCCCAACCGCAAGCTCTCTGTCGCTGACGTACGAGACATGATGCGTGACCACTACGAGGGTACACCGATGGATATGACTAAGGACGTAGGTGCTGGTCCCTACGCTGTGCCTTACCGCTGGCGCCCGATGACCTTCGAGGTAGATGGTCAGACCTACGTCAATGAGCGTGCGATCGCTACGCAGCAGACCGGCTTCGTGCTAGTAGCTCAGCTTAGACCCAACCTGCCTGACGCTTTCAGCATCTTGTGGTTTGGTGTAGATGATGCGAACACGGCTGTCTTTACGCCCGTCTACTGCTCTTCACTACGCACGCCTGAGTGCTACCGTGTGGGCAATGGCGATATGATGCACTTCTCCTGGACAAGCGCTTTCTGGATCCACAACTGGGTCGCCAATATGGCTTACGCGCGCTATGCTCCTATGATGAAGGATATTCGTCCCGTACAGCAGCAGCTGGAGCAGAGCTTCGACAAGATCGTCTCGGAGATCGATCAGCAGGCTCTAGCCATTTACAAGCAAGACCCGATGAAGGCTCGCGAAGTCCTCACGACCTTCTCCTGTGAGACCGCTGACTATGCGACACACCGCTGGAAGAAGCTCGGTGAGTACCTGCTCGTCAAGTATATGGACGGGAACATGAAGAAGGAGGAGAACGGGCAGTTCAAGACCAATGGCTATGGTCTGAGCGATATGCCTTACTTCCCTGGCT